In Apostichopus japonicus isolate 1M-3 chromosome 3, ASM3797524v1, whole genome shotgun sequence, a single genomic region encodes these proteins:
- the LOC139965543 gene encoding dermatan-sulfate epimerase-like protein produces MSSDRVQGLFFAASVLPSLGKMVFLIQLLLSVTATAHAVELKLKYHSHPFIYFTEENIPELRKMADTTHAHIARELREMVKTVMAKTEALMPPKEYSKFGGRWNELYGNNLAPMAMYCVLYPDDIPVFEFVLEYMDVMASHPQWQVISAPKDEVPVAHSLTGFVTAYDFLYQRLDTDRRKLYMHRIFNETKEFHKFSKLRSWGKFYLQNHVATNYLALFHSCLVTFLHMPKTTVWLQDAVLALERNFKLLNHIVDGSLDEGVAYGSYTSRSFVQYVFLALRHFGIDHTSDTWLENHIWFYYNTLLPKFQRTVGIADSNHNWFYGPESQLVFLDAYVLRTGHGNWLAREIHRQRVNDQDSPLRASLSQKWCTLHTEYLWYDPLIVPVPPPGYDTKDLHTFTDWGVVTYSDRGGHPNSTFLAFKSGAMHGRAVFDVVQRDMYPWLKGWYSFNPGHEHPDQNMFVFVPNGQLFIADALYGPKLTYLNNVHSFSPSATSNCNQPWEGQLGECDKWLNWKNQNVKSSRGDVIFAEEKEGMVFVGGEAKDAYDSSMKLVSVYRSLVLLEPELLLVVDNIQTLTSSKLTHVSAFFHNLDYLFEYDRLPGGSLHGAKLAIEGKDYRIFWITSLDRSPKASLAKESHPSEYRSRQTHFVNVTLKLTPTTTRVAFVLVGPNANIQRVQFMDNHKEGCHVLVKSTKDYNVHVATRHDNIVSRHSYLGFAGFATVKSQGRDIYFGLSPSETIPTEQSPGRQECYDLVAICTLVSSALCLVTCVTLSKLRVRATARVKAILLVMLVVALVHTSIYLFQCPQDSCESCTSSSPYKSFNPVSQPMIEKSEFPSVVVTSLPGSSHELASWLFVNNPDLTVLPLPSSHIRQPNLDSIDNLLTDVCSWDDPSVGNLMALGTWMGSLPTKSKRDLFKTDEEDDRYMDIHFGDEVQPPPLNSSNPEVKSESPIYKNYTVGDLRRHVEMYPQARPVLHFTTGSWALKTTFFSLVFRSNLRQIHFVRDPRAWIANFLRNDKKLYLSLMVERVVRQFLESSGQLCAPNGKILPEFLKIRESLENFDKASPHKILALVWKAHTEAVVRLGAAYWETNVKLVKIEDLLIAADDIAREVYNFIGLPVRPVVTHQALQMTRSNVYHIPYEGTIGKHTVDAWSSELSKEQIQDILSICGPLMAQLGYR; encoded by the exons ATGTCGTCGGACAGGGTGCAAGGGTTATTTTTTGCCGCTTCGGTCCTCCCCTCGCTAGGCAAGATGGTGTTCTTGATTCAGCTGTTGCTATCGGTTACAGCAACAGCCCATGCCGTGGAATTAAAGCTCAAGTATCACTCACACCCTTTTATCTACTTTACGGAGGAGAACATCCCGGAGTTGAGGAAGATGGCAGATACGACGCACGCTCATATCGCGAGAGAACTGAGAGAAATGGTCAAGACTGTGATGGCCAAGACGGAGGCCTTAATGCCGCCAAAAGAGTACAGCAAGTTTGGCGGCAGATGGAATGAGCTCTACGGTAACAACCTGGCTCCCATGGCGATGTACTGTGTCCTCTATCCCGACGATATCCCGGTCTTTGAGTTTGTCCTCGAGTACATGGACGTCATGGCCTCTCACCCACAATGGCAGGTCATCTCGGCCCCAAAGGACGAAGTTCCGGTCGCGCATTCTCTCACTGGATTTGTGACCGCCTATGATTTTCTTTACCAGAGGCTCGACACCGACCGTCGCAAGCTCTACATGCACAGGATCTTCAACGAAACCAAGGAATTCCACAAGTTCTCCAAACTCAGGTCTTGGGGGAAGTTTTATCTCCAGAATCACGTCGCCACTAACTATCTCGCTCTCTTTCACAGTTGCTTAGTCACTTTCCTTCACATGCCAAAGACGACAGTCTGGTTACAGGATGCCGTGCTGGCGCTCGAGAGAAACTTCAAGCTTCTCAACCACATCGTGGACGGATCCTTAGACGAAGGAGTGGCGTACGGGAGTTACACGTCCCGTTCCTTCGTCCAGTACGTGTTCCTGGCTCTGAGACACTTTGGAATAGATCATACATCGGACACATGGCTCGAGAATCACATCTGGTTCTATTACAACACATTGCTACCAAAATTCCAGCGGACGGTTGGCATAGCAGACAGCAACCACAACTGGTTCTACGGTCCTGAGAGTCAATTAGTCTTTCTCGATGCTTACGTCCTTCGGACCGGCCACGGGAATTGGCTCGCCCGTGAGATCCACAGACAGAGGGTGAACGACCAGGATTCTCCGCTGCGAGCCTCCCTGAGTCAGAAGTGGTGTACCCTCCACACCGAATACTTGTGGTACGATCCTCTGATCGTTCCCGTACCGCCCCCTGGGTATGACACCAAGGACCTACACACGTTCACTGACTGGGGTGTGGTCACCTATTCCGACCGGGGAGGCCATCCCAACAGTACATTCCTCGCTTTTAAATCGGGAGCCATGCACGGCAGGGCTGTATTTGACGTGGTTCAAAGGGACATGTACCCGTGGCTCAAGGGATGGTACAGTTTCAATCCAGGACACGAACACCCGGATCAGAACATGTTTGTATTCGTCCCAAACGGCCAGTTATTCATCGCCGACGCCCTCTATGGACCAAAGCTCACTTACTTGAACAATGTGCATTCTTTCTCCCCGTCTGCGACCAGTAATTGTAACCAACCGTGGGAAGGACAGTTAGGCGAGTGTGATAAATGGTTGAACTGGAAGAATCAGAATGTAAAGTCTTCCAGAGGGGACGTGATATTTGCAGAAGAGAAAGAAGGAATGGTATTCGTCGGAGGAGAGGCGAAGGATGCGTATGATTCATCGATGAAGCTGGTCTCTGTGTATCGATCTTTGGTCCTCTTAGAGCCCGAGCTGTTATTGGTCGTTGATAACATCCAGACCCTAACGTCCTCCAAGTTGACGCACGTGAGTGCTTTCTTTCACAACCTGGACTATTTATTCGAATACGACAGATTGCCAGGTGGTAGCCTCCACGGAGCCAAGTTGGCCATCGAGGGTAAGGATTATAGAATCTTCTGGATCACCTCGTTGGATCGTAGTCCCAAGGCGTCTCTAGCGAAGGAGTCCCACCCGTCCGAGTATCGCAGCCGGCAGACCCACTTTGTGAACGTCACCCTGAAACTGACCCCGACCACCACTCGGGTCGCGTTCGTCTTGGTGGGTCCAAACGCAAATATTCAGAGAGTTCAGTTCATGGATAACCACAAGGAAGGCTGTCACGTCTTAGTCAAGTCGACAAAGGATTATAACGTGCACGTCGCGACTCGCCACGACAACATTGTCTCCAGGCATTCTTACCTGGGTTTCGCAGGGTTTGCGACCGTCAAGTCGCAAGGTCGAGATATCTATTTTGGATTGTCTCCTTCGGAGACTATTCCTACCGAACAGAGTCCAGGCAGACAGGAATGTTACGACCTAGTCGCCATCTGCACGCTGGTTTCTTCCGCGCTCTGTCTGGTCACGTGCGTCACGCTGTCCAAGCTACGCGTTCGTGCTACAGCTCGAGTGAAGGCCATACTACTGGTGATGCTAGTGGTCGCTTTAGTCCACACCTCGATCTATTTATTTCAATGTCCTCAAGACAGCTGTGAATCGTGCACAAGCTCATCGCCGTATAAAAGTTTCAATCCGGTTAGCCAACCCATGATCGAAAAATCAGAATTCCCGTCAGTGGTAGTGACATCTCTACCAGGATCCAGCCACGAGCTGGCCTCGTGGCTGTTCGTCAACAATCCCGACCTGACAGTTCTCCCGCTACCCTCGAGCCACATCAGACAGCCAAACTTGGACAGCATCGATAACTTGCTCACAGATGTGTGTAGCTGGGACGACCCGTCCGTGGGTAATCTGATGGCCCTCGGGACCTGGATGGGGTCGTTGCCGACGAAATCAAAACGAGATCTCTTCAAGACTGACGAGGAAGATGACAGATACATGGATATTCATTTTGGCGACGAGGTTCAACCCCCACCGTTGAACTCATCCAATCCAGAAGTGAAAAGCGAATCACCTATTTATAAAAACTACACTGTCGGCGATCTTCGACGCCATGTCGAGATGTACCCGCAGGCTCGGCCCGTGCTACATTTCACTACTGGGAGCTGGGCTCTCAAGACCACTTTTTTCTCTCTAGTTTTCCGATCAAATTTAAGGCAGATTCATTTCGTAAGGGACCCACGCGCCTGGATCGCCAACTTTCTGAGAAACGACAAAAAGCTGTACCTCTCCCTGATGGTGGAGAGAGTCGTGAGGCAATTTTTGGAGTCCTCCGGTCAACTTTGTGCACCCAATGGTAAAATCTTGCCAgaattcttaaaaattagagAATCTTTGGAGAATTTTGACAAGGCGAGCCCACACAAAATTTTGGCCCTAGTTTGGAAGGCCCACACGGAGGCCGTTGTGAGACTGGGAGCAGCGTATTGGGAGACAAATGTCAAACTTGTGAAAATAGAAGATTTATTAATCGCAGCTGATGATATAGCAAGAGAAGTTTATAACTTTATAG GTTTGCCCGTTCGACCAGTGGTGACCCATCAAGCCCTTCAGATGACTCGTAGCAATGTTTATCATATACCATACGAGGGTACCATAGGCAAGCACACGGTTGACGCATGGTCTAGTGAACTCTCCAAAGAACAGATCCAAGATATTCTAAGTATATGTGGACCTCTCATGGCTCAGTTAGGTTATAGGTAG